Proteins encoded within one genomic window of Pontibacillus halophilus JSM 076056 = DSM 19796:
- the dcm gene encoding DNA (cytosine-5-)-methyltransferase, with amino-acid sequence MKFDYTITELFAGVGGFRLGFERASKKWETVFANQWEPGKSKQHAYNCYIDNIRNDRFNRKNSIHWEEKRVTNEDIATYANAAKQLIPDHTVLVGGFPCQDYSVARTKADGIAGKKGVLFWEIDKIVAEKQPPFVLLENVDRLLKSPSKQRGRDFGVMLKSFQKRGYGVEWRMINAADYGYAQKRRRVFIFAFHKDTQYFKERQLTDKAVLLHSEGYFQSQFPVEDESSTRHLPLSTELHEDIVDLSDNFSFRFRNSGIMIDGHIYSEEVLPKSPRKQITLGDILEKGVEDEKYYLGEQLEDWEYMKGPKKVDRVTSEGYHYQYSEGGMAFPDHLDRPGRTILTSESSKNRSTHVVRDPESGRLRILTPVECERMNGFPDNWTDSGMPHKFRYFCMGNALVVNLVEKMAKELKIIVDNEVKHSKEHEGISNLSFFENKEKIN; translated from the coding sequence ATGAAGTTTGATTATACCATTACAGAGCTATTTGCTGGTGTAGGTGGCTTCCGTCTCGGTTTCGAAAGAGCATCTAAGAAATGGGAAACGGTTTTCGCCAATCAGTGGGAACCAGGAAAATCTAAACAACATGCCTATAATTGTTATATTGACAATATAAGAAATGATAGATTTAACCGTAAGAACTCTATCCATTGGGAAGAAAAGCGAGTAACAAATGAGGACATTGCTACGTACGCAAATGCTGCGAAGCAACTCATTCCTGATCATACAGTCCTCGTAGGCGGGTTTCCTTGCCAAGATTATTCAGTAGCTCGAACGAAAGCAGATGGAATTGCTGGGAAGAAAGGCGTCCTTTTCTGGGAAATCGATAAAATCGTCGCAGAGAAACAGCCTCCATTCGTCCTGTTAGAAAACGTAGACAGGTTACTGAAATCTCCCTCGAAGCAACGAGGACGAGATTTCGGCGTTATGTTGAAATCGTTCCAGAAAAGAGGCTATGGTGTGGAATGGCGCATGATAAACGCCGCAGACTACGGTTACGCACAAAAACGCAGACGAGTTTTTATCTTTGCCTTTCATAAAGACACTCAATACTTTAAAGAGCGTCAACTAACAGACAAGGCTGTACTTCTTCACTCTGAAGGCTACTTCCAAAGTCAATTTCCAGTTGAAGATGAATCATCGACACGTCATTTACCCTTAAGCACAGAGCTACACGAAGATATCGTAGACCTTTCCGACAACTTTAGCTTTCGCTTCCGTAATAGCGGAATTATGATTGATGGTCACATTTATTCTGAGGAAGTCCTTCCAAAGTCTCCTAGAAAACAAATTACTCTAGGGGATATCCTTGAAAAAGGCGTAGAGGATGAAAAGTACTACCTTGGTGAACAATTAGAGGATTGGGAGTACATGAAGGGGCCTAAGAAAGTAGATCGAGTCACAAGTGAAGGCTACCACTACCAATACTCAGAAGGTGGTATGGCATTTCCGGATCACTTAGACCGTCCTGGTCGCACCATCCTTACAAGCGAGTCAAGCAAGAATCGTAGCACCCACGTGGTAAGGGATCCTGAGAGTGGACGTCTTCGTATTCTTACTCCAGTTGAATGTGAACGAATGAATGGCTTCCCTGATAATTGGACCGACTCTGGTATGCCGCATAAGTTCCGTTACTTCTGTATGGGGAATGCGTTAGTCGTTAATTTAGTGGAGAAGATGGCAAAAGAGCTAAAAATAATTGTAGACAATGAAGTGAAGCATTCTAAGGAGCATGAAGGAATAAGCAATTTGAGTTTTTTTGAAAACAAAGAAAAAATTAATTAA